From Patescibacteria group bacterium, a single genomic window includes:
- the rpmA gene encoding 50S ribosomal protein L27, with protein sequence MAHTKAQGAVKGNRDSIAKRLGVKVYAGGKVQPGNIIVRQKGTKFFAGNGVSMGKDYTLFAITEGTVSFKQRQGKKIVEVING encoded by the coding sequence CAAGGAGCAGTTAAAGGCAATAGAGATTCTATAGCAAAGCGTTTAGGCGTGAAAGTCTATGCTGGTGGTAAAGTCCAACCCGGAAATATCATCGTCAGACAAAAAGGTACTAAATTTTTTGCAGGTAATGGCGTATCTATGGGTAAAGACTATACTCTTTTTGCTATTACAGAAGGAACAGTATCTTTTAAACAAAGACAAGGCAAAAAAATAGTTGAGGTAATCAATGGATAA
- the parB gene encoding chromosome partitioning protein ParB, translated as MDNTKGVITELDTNQLQSNPLQPRGVILQDSLTDLVESIREQGILEPIVVAKTPAGYQIIAGERRWRAAKILGLPKVPVVIKETTPQGMLEMSIVENVQREDLNPIERALAYKRLIDEFGLGTNEVAKRVGKSAPTISNTIRLLSLPDAIKDALVAGVITEGHVRPLISLGDPKLMLDLFKKILRDNCTVRQTEELARKIKGEVQKREPSSKKDQLWVPEQDAMAKQIQERYHFDDVKIFQSSKLARMTLVIKGDVDVTTKKIKKIHEILMSHFDEDDKNEEQMESSNDMISQ; from the coding sequence ATGGATAATACAAAAGGTGTAATAACCGAGCTTGATACAAATCAGCTACAATCAAATCCACTTCAGCCTCGTGGAGTTATACTCCAAGATTCTCTTACTGATTTAGTTGAATCAATTCGAGAACAAGGAATTTTAGAGCCAATAGTAGTTGCTAAGACGCCAGCAGGTTATCAAATAATTGCTGGAGAGCGAAGATGGAGAGCAGCTAAAATTCTTGGATTGCCTAAGGTCCCTGTAGTAATTAAAGAGACAACCCCTCAAGGTATGTTGGAGATGTCTATTGTTGAAAATGTGCAAAGAGAGGATCTTAATCCTATTGAACGAGCTTTAGCATATAAGAGACTTATTGACGAGTTTGGATTGGGTACAAATGAAGTAGCCAAAAGAGTCGGTAAAAGTGCACCAACGATCTCTAATACAATTAGGCTTTTATCACTTCCTGATGCAATAAAGGATGCACTAGTAGCAGGAGTAATTACTGAAGGACATGTACGACCTCTTATATCTTTGGGTGATCCAAAGTTAATGCTTGATTTATTTAAGAAAATCTTACGAGATAATTGTACAGTTAGACAGACAGAGGAGCTTGCGCGCAAAATAAAGGGTGAGGTACAGAAAAGAGAGCCTTCGAGCAAAAAAGATCAGCTTTGGGTACCTGAGCAAGATGCAATGGCAAAGCAAATACAAGAGAGGTATCATTTTGATGATGTTAAAATATTTCAGTCCAGCAAACTTGCTCGTATGACATTGGTCATAAAAGGCGATGTAGATGTTACGACCAAAAAGATCAAAAAAATTCATGAAATTCTAATGTCTCATTTTGATGAAGATGATAAAAATGAAGAGCAAATGGAATCCTCTAATGATATGATATCTCAATAA
- a CDS encoding signal peptidase I, translating to MEVIKKIYEFFVDTIQTFLLAASIFLVIYLFIMRPFQVSGDSMYPTFKDREYIFTNIIGLKLGDLKRGDVIVFKSPLDKEKDFIKRVIAISGDTISIKGGKVYLNGLPLNESSYLRPEVKTNGGSFLQEGESKVVPEGYVFVMGDNRPYSSDSREWGFLKKEDIIGKSFFVYWPINQARAVQNPYTH from the coding sequence ATGGAAGTAATAAAAAAAATCTATGAATTCTTCGTTGATACAATACAGACATTCTTGCTGGCAGCTTCTATTTTCTTAGTAATTTACCTTTTCATAATGAGACCATTTCAAGTTAGTGGAGACTCGATGTATCCTACTTTCAAAGATCGCGAATATATTTTTACAAATATTATTGGTCTAAAATTGGGAGATTTAAAACGGGGAGATGTGATAGTTTTCAAATCTCCTCTTGACAAAGAAAAAGATTTTATTAAGAGAGTAATTGCAATTTCAGGAGATACAATAAGTATTAAAGGAGGAAAGGTATATCTTAATGGCTTACCTCTTAATGAAAGCAGTTATCTTCGGCCAGAAGTGAAAACAAATGGTGGATCCTTTTTGCAAGAAGGCGAATCAAAAGTTGTACCTGAAGGATATGTCTTTGTAATGGGAGATAATAGGCCATATAGTTCTGATTCTAGAGAGTGGGGATTTCTTAAAAAAGAAGACATTATTGGCAAATCATTCTTTGTCTATTGGCCAATAAATCAAGCTCGTGCTGTACAAAATCCATATACTCATTGA
- the atpC gene encoding ATP synthase epsilon chain has product MHLKIVTPEKVIYDDQIDELIAPTVTGEIAILPHHINLITQLKEGEMTIKIKGREQHLAVTGGFLQVQNDLITVLADYAIRSEEIDTQKALEAQRRAEEILKRKREEISEKDFAIAQADLRRALLELRIAKRRRKVTTLPHSEI; this is encoded by the coding sequence ATGCATCTAAAAATTGTTACCCCAGAAAAAGTAATCTATGATGATCAAATTGATGAGCTAATTGCTCCAACAGTTACAGGAGAAATTGCCATTCTTCCGCATCATATTAACCTTATTACACAATTAAAAGAAGGTGAAATGACAATTAAAATTAAAGGTAGAGAACAGCATCTTGCTGTTACTGGAGGTTTTTTGCAAGTACAAAATGATTTAATAACTGTTCTTGCAGATTATGCAATCCGTTCAGAAGAAATTGATACCCAAAAAGCATTAGAAGCTCAAAGAAGAGCTGAGGAAATTCTCAAGAGAAAGAGAGAAGAAATCAGTGAAAAGGATTTTGCAATTGCGCAAGCTGATTTAAGAAGAGCGTTGTTAGAACTGCGAATAGCCAAAAGACGAAGAAAAGTAACCACCCTCCCCCATTCTGAAATATAG
- the atpD gene encoding ATP synthase subunit beta, protein MSNQKTNQNTDGIIVRIAGPVVDVYFEGDLPGIYEALNVELENGENLTLEVEFEIGNHEVKTLAFGSTDGLRRGMRVKRTFSPISVPVGEKTLGRIFNVLGKTIDGDKFDAKGVKFVSIHKNPPELIDQETKPQVLETGIKVLDLVAPFTKGGKVAVFGGAGVGKTVVVKELIRNIAMEHKGHSVFAGVGERTREGTDLWLEMKEAKVMDKTVMVYGQMNEPPANRLRVALTALTMAEYFRDEKGEDVLLFIDNIFRFAQAGSEVSALLGRMPSAVGYQPTLATEMGGLQERITSTKKGSITSVQAVYVPADDYTDPAPATTFAHMDGTITLERSLAEQGLYPAVDPLTSSSRILDPNVVGQDHYNVARGVQKVLQRYKDLQDIIAILGIDELSDEDKLIVSRARKIQRFLTQPFFVAEIFTGVAGRYVKIEDNVRGFKEILEGKHDDLPEQAFYMVGTIEEAIENAKKMK, encoded by the coding sequence ATGAGTAATCAAAAAACAAATCAAAACACAGATGGTATTATAGTCAGAATTGCAGGACCTGTTGTAGATGTGTATTTTGAGGGAGATCTTCCAGGAATTTATGAAGCACTAAATGTAGAACTTGAAAATGGTGAAAACCTTACATTAGAAGTTGAATTTGAAATTGGAAATCATGAAGTGAAAACTCTTGCTTTTGGATCAACAGATGGACTCAGACGAGGAATGAGGGTGAAACGTACTTTCTCTCCCATTTCAGTACCAGTTGGTGAAAAAACATTGGGACGTATTTTTAATGTATTAGGTAAAACAATAGATGGAGATAAATTTGACGCAAAAGGAGTTAAATTTGTATCAATTCATAAAAATCCTCCAGAACTTATTGATCAGGAAACAAAACCTCAAGTACTAGAGACAGGTATTAAAGTACTCGATCTTGTTGCTCCTTTCACCAAAGGAGGAAAAGTAGCAGTCTTTGGAGGAGCAGGCGTTGGCAAAACAGTTGTGGTCAAAGAACTTATACGTAATATTGCTATGGAGCATAAAGGACACTCTGTATTCGCAGGTGTAGGTGAACGAACCAGAGAAGGAACTGATCTTTGGCTAGAAATGAAAGAAGCAAAGGTAATGGATAAAACAGTGATGGTCTATGGTCAAATGAATGAACCACCTGCGAATCGTCTTAGAGTCGCACTAACTGCACTCACAATGGCTGAGTATTTTCGTGATGAAAAAGGTGAAGATGTACTTCTTTTTATTGATAATATCTTTCGTTTTGCACAAGCTGGCTCAGAAGTCTCTGCCCTTCTTGGCAGAATGCCAAGTGCAGTTGGTTATCAGCCAACACTTGCAACAGAAATGGGAGGCCTCCAAGAGAGAATAACATCAACTAAAAAGGGATCTATCACCTCTGTTCAAGCAGTATATGTTCCAGCCGATGATTATACAGACCCAGCTCCTGCCACAACATTTGCGCATATGGATGGTACTATAACACTTGAGAGATCACTCGCTGAGCAAGGCCTCTACCCTGCTGTTGATCCCTTGACTTCTTCATCACGAATACTTGATCCCAATGTTGTTGGCCAAGATCATTACAATGTTGCTCGAGGGGTACAAAAAGTTCTTCAACGTTATAAAGATCTCCAAGATATTATTGCTATTTTGGGTATTGATGAATTATCTGATGAAGATAAACTTATTGTCTCACGCGCAAGAAAAATTCAAAGATTTCTTACTCAACCATTCTTTGTCGCTGAAATTTTCACTGGAGTAGCAGGAAGATATGTAAAAATCGAAGACAACGTACGCGGATTCAAAGAAATTCTTGAGGGTAAGCATGATGATCTTCCAGAGCAGGCATTTTATATGGTAGGTACAATTGAGGAAGCAATTGAAAATGCCAAAAAAATGAAATAA
- the atpG gene encoding ATP synthase gamma chain gives MATLISLRRRIRAAQNVSKTTKAMQMIAASKLKKAQEAALSSRPYVKELTKIAQIVTLTTEDSKKHPYMQLSTKTDKTLLIAISPDKGLCGGLITNLLREFFSYSQEYRSSPLIVVGKKLETQVYKLENELLATFRFGTTLPTFDMIFPITKIIDEYYLSGQVRSVHVLYTDFNNFFIQTPRIAQLLPISLPEISDQILAQSNSILFEPSISEILPTLLKHYLEMSLFQFFLEGYLSEQAARMLAMQNATNNAKDIIEALRLEYNKTRQAKITSELLDIIGGRSKKNE, from the coding sequence ATGGCTACATTAATATCACTAAGACGAAGAATAAGAGCAGCACAAAATGTCTCTAAAACAACAAAAGCAATGCAGATGATTGCTGCATCAAAGTTAAAGAAAGCTCAAGAAGCTGCACTTTCATCTCGTCCATATGTCAAAGAATTAACCAAAATTGCACAAATTGTCACACTTACAACAGAGGATTCAAAGAAACATCCATATATGCAGCTCTCAACTAAAACTGACAAAACTCTTCTTATAGCTATTTCTCCAGATAAAGGACTATGTGGTGGATTAATTACTAATCTTTTACGTGAGTTTTTCTCTTATTCTCAAGAGTATCGTTCTTCACCGTTAATTGTAGTAGGTAAAAAACTTGAAACTCAAGTTTATAAACTTGAAAACGAATTATTAGCAACATTTCGTTTTGGAACAACGCTACCTACATTCGATATGATCTTTCCTATTACCAAAATCATTGATGAATATTATCTTTCAGGACAAGTGAGAAGTGTGCATGTCCTATATACAGACTTCAATAATTTTTTTATTCAGACACCACGAATTGCACAACTTCTGCCGATTTCCTTACCGGAAATTTCCGATCAAATATTAGCGCAATCAAATTCTATTCTTTTTGAACCATCTATATCTGAAATATTACCTACTCTTCTAAAACATTACTTAGAGATGTCTCTTTTTCAGTTTTTTCTTGAAGGTTATCTCTCGGAACAAGCTGCACGTATGTTGGCTATGCAAAATGCTACAAATAACGCAAAAGATATTATCGAAGCCCTTAGATTAGAGTATAATAAGACTCGTCAAGCTAAAATTACGAGTGAATTGTTAGATATTATTGGAGGAAGGAGCAAAAAAAATGAGTAA
- the atpA gene encoding ATP synthase subunit alpha — MIDSNDIIKQLEKRVKGFTYDAKMQNIGTVEINHDGVVVASGLSRAVMGEKVLFKNNISGVVFDLDEDKVSIILLDQATDIKEGDTVKTTGELLGIRVSEELLGRVVNPLGIPLDGRPAIKNGKLMPLERIAAGVIEREPVDTPLKTGIKAIDAMIPIGRGQRELIIGDRGLGKTAIAIDTIINQKNVQKGQKPVICVYVAIGQKQSTIAQIIGKLKEEEAMENTIVVAADAADPASLQYLAPYAGTAIAEYFLEKGGDVLVVYDDLTKQAWAYRQISLVLGRPAGREAYPGDIFYLHSRLLERAVKLNKKHGGGSITALPIIETQAGDISAYIPTNVISITDGQIFVESDLFNAGIRPAINVGISVSRVGSAAQTGAMKSVAGKMKLELAQYRELAAFAQFGSELDPATARQLERGKRTTEIFKQPQYKPLPEELEILSIIAVTRGHVDDIPVESVSRFEQELHEFAKGKKYTKILTRLATGEKLKEEDLKEVDKMIEEFKKGFSI, encoded by the coding sequence ATGATTGATAGTAACGATATCATAAAACAACTCGAAAAACGCGTAAAAGGATTTACCTATGACGCAAAAATGCAGAACATTGGGACAGTAGAGATAAACCATGATGGCGTCGTAGTAGCATCTGGTCTCTCACGTGCTGTCATGGGAGAAAAAGTTCTATTCAAAAATAATATCTCAGGTGTTGTATTTGATCTTGATGAAGATAAAGTATCTATAATCCTTCTTGATCAAGCAACTGATATCAAAGAAGGAGATACCGTAAAAACTACAGGTGAACTTTTAGGTATCAGAGTATCAGAAGAATTGCTAGGAAGAGTTGTCAATCCTCTTGGCATACCACTTGATGGTCGTCCAGCAATCAAAAATGGGAAACTCATGCCTCTTGAAAGAATTGCAGCTGGTGTAATTGAGAGAGAGCCTGTTGATACACCACTTAAAACAGGCATCAAAGCAATTGACGCGATGATACCTATTGGACGCGGACAAAGAGAGTTGATTATTGGAGATCGTGGATTGGGAAAAACAGCAATAGCAATAGACACAATTATTAACCAAAAAAATGTCCAAAAAGGCCAAAAACCTGTAATCTGTGTCTATGTGGCTATTGGACAAAAACAAAGTACTATAGCTCAAATAATAGGAAAACTTAAAGAAGAGGAAGCTATGGAGAATACTATTGTTGTTGCTGCTGATGCTGCTGATCCTGCATCTCTCCAATATCTTGCTCCATATGCTGGTACTGCAATTGCTGAATATTTTTTGGAAAAAGGTGGAGATGTTCTTGTAGTTTATGATGATTTGACGAAGCAGGCATGGGCATATAGGCAGATATCGCTAGTTTTGGGAAGACCAGCTGGACGCGAAGCATATCCAGGAGATATATTCTATCTTCATAGCAGATTACTTGAGAGAGCAGTAAAACTTAACAAAAAACACGGAGGAGGATCAATAACAGCGCTTCCTATTATTGAAACACAAGCAGGCGATATATCTGCATATATTCCAACCAATGTTATTTCTATTACCGATGGTCAAATTTTTGTTGAATCAGATCTTTTCAATGCTGGTATCCGTCCGGCAATAAATGTTGGAATATCTGTATCTCGCGTAGGTAGTGCTGCACAAACAGGAGCCATGAAATCTGTTGCTGGTAAAATGAAACTTGAACTCGCTCAGTATAGAGAGCTGGCAGCCTTTGCACAATTTGGATCTGAACTTGACCCAGCAACTGCTAGACAACTTGAGAGAGGTAAAAGAACCACAGAAATTTTTAAACAGCCTCAATATAAACCCCTTCCCGAAGAACTAGAGATACTCAGCATCATTGCTGTCACTCGTGGACATGTTGATGATATACCTGTTGAGTCAGTTTCACGTTTTGAACAAGAGCTACATGAGTTTGCTAAGGGTAAAAAATATACCAAAATCCTAACTAGACTTGCAACAGGTGAAAAATTAAAAGAAGAAGATCTAAAAGAGGTAGATAAAATGATAGAAGAATTTAAGAAAGGATTTAGTATCTAG
- the atpE gene encoding ATP synthase subunit c: MEIHVTGGLIVALGGLLPAFAIGMIGSKAMEAIGRNPEASGRILPAMLLGMAFAEAIAIYSLILAFTG; encoded by the coding sequence ATGGAAATTCATGTCACTGGTGGTCTTATTGTCGCCCTTGGTGGTCTTTTACCTGCTTTTGCAATTGGAATGATCGGAAGTAAAGCCATGGAAGCTATTGGACGAAATCCTGAGGCTTCAGGTAGAATACTACCTGCAATGCTTCTTGGTATGGCTTTTGCTGAAGCTATCGCTATTTACTCTCTTATCCTCGCATTCACAGGATAA
- the atpB gene encoding ATP synthase subunit a has protein sequence MASLAPDVLLQIGPLPITNTLVNTLLIDTVIISGVLTIKRNIKKIPGTLQNIFELVVSSFYGLLLTIAGKNTDKIFPYFITFFIFILLANWSGLVPGAESIGIIPHNKEDAHHLISLNRNLTSDLNATLALAIISLVATHMLSIKSLGIKEYLGRFFSLNPIFLFVGILEIISEITKIISLSFRLFGNIFAGEVVLATISSLGPFIFPVPFMLLEIIVGLVQALVFAMLTMVFMSVMMTSHHEESHNKEVNQ, from the coding sequence ATGGCATCACTTGCACCAGATGTATTATTACAAATAGGACCTTTACCTATTACTAACACTCTTGTTAATACACTGCTTATAGATACAGTTATTATCAGCGGAGTATTGACCATCAAAAGAAATATAAAAAAAATTCCGGGGACACTGCAAAACATTTTTGAGCTTGTTGTATCTAGTTTTTACGGATTATTACTAACCATCGCAGGAAAAAATACTGATAAAATCTTCCCCTATTTTATTACTTTTTTTATTTTTATCTTACTTGCCAATTGGAGTGGACTTGTTCCTGGCGCAGAATCTATAGGTATAATCCCGCATAATAAAGAAGATGCACATCATTTAATCTCTTTAAATAGGAATCTTACGAGTGATCTTAATGCAACACTTGCTCTTGCAATTATCTCTCTTGTTGCCACACATATGCTAAGTATTAAATCTTTAGGTATAAAAGAATATCTTGGAAGATTTTTTTCACTGAATCCTATTTTTCTTTTTGTTGGAATACTAGAAATTATTTCTGAGATTACAAAGATCATCTCGCTTTCATTCCGACTTTTTGGTAATATATTTGCAGGAGAAGTAGTACTCGCAACTATTTCATCTTTGGGTCCTTTTATCTTTCCTGTCCCATTTATGCTGCTGGAGATTATTGTCGGACTCGTTCAGGCACTAGTATTTGCAATGTTAACTATGGTATTTATGAGTGTGATGATGACGTCTCACCACGAGGAGAGTCATAATAAGGAGGTGAATCAGTAA